The Equus asinus isolate D_3611 breed Donkey unplaced genomic scaffold, EquAss-T2T_v2 contig_176, whole genome shotgun sequence DNA window taacataattccctcaaggtccatccatgttattgcaaatggaatgattttgttctgttttacagctgagtagtattccattgtatatatgtaccacatcttctttatccattcatctgttgctgggcacttaggttgcttccacatcttggctattgtaaatagtgctgcaataaacattggggtgcataggacttttgggattgctgacttcaagctctttggataaatacccagtagtgggatggctggattgtatggtagttctatttttaattttttgaggaatctccatactgttttccatagtggctgcaccagtttgccttcccaccagcagtgtatgagggttcctttttctccacaacctctccaacatttgttagtattagttttagatatttttgtcattctaacgggtgtaaggtgatatgttagtgtagttttgatttgcatttccctgatgatcagcgatgataagcatctgttcctgtgcctattggccatcagtatatcttctttggagaaatgtctgttcatgtctccagcccattttttgattgggttgtttgatgttttgttgttgagttgcgtggGCCCAGGCGACTcggcccccactgcagccttgGTCCTTCCTGCGGGAGCGGGCGGAGGTGCCGGGTGTCCGTGTGTCCGCTGGCCGCATCCTCAGTGCACCTGCTGTCTGCTGCCCTGTTGACGTTTATGTGACTGGCTCCTACCTTATGGTGTGCGTTAGCGCTACATCCTGCGTTGTGGTTACGTTCTGCCCTGTTGGTACTTTGTGCACTGTCGTTATTTTGGACGTTCTGGTTACTTGGTACTTTGTCGTGACGTTCCACACTGTCGTTCCATATTGTTACCTTGTATGTTGTGGTACTTTCTGCCCTGTCCTGACATTCTACGTTTTGTCGTGTGGAACCGGCACCAAGACTACAGAAGCCAGAATACTCACCCCCTCACccgatttttgaagagaaaactttccggtgtcctctgcagcttcagtatgttttctcagcctctaaggagcaggggaagctggggcGGGCAGACCCCTTTGTTCCCAGTGCGTTTTCAGGGAGGGAACAGCTGCTTGGCTGCATCTgggtcccaggctggggcctcagcGTAGAACCCGCTCCTCCGCGAGGAGCCTGTGGCAGGTCCCCTTTAGTCGTGGGCGGGCGGGCAGGCTTTGCTTCTGGGGAGAGCGCCACCTCCCCGCTGTGCGAGCGCTGGCAGGCGGCCCCAGATCTGCCCCAGATCAGCTGTCCTTGCTGACCTGTTTGTGCCCTGTGCGTCCACACTGAGCCACAGCCGGGGTCCCTGCAGACACCGCCCCCTGCAAGGCCTCCCGCACCCTCAGCAGTCGCGCAGAGAGCTGCTCGGTCAGGGCGCGCCAGCTGTCCCCTCCCGCCTGCACAGCCaccggcccgcccgcccgcgggaggggtggcctgccacccctcctccagccatgtgccctcctcagcctgtgGAACGCGCGccgcctgggccggcccccacagcgcCTGGCCAGCGACGCACGGAGTGCGCTGAGCCCAGCCACCCCAACCGTCCTGCCGGGCGCAGCTGCCGCCCCGAGCCCAgcggccccagccaggcccagccccgagAGCAAGAGCCAGAGCGAGGTGCCTGGCCCGGGCCCTGGCGGCCCACGCGAGCCGACATGCGGCTCCACGAGCCGTCGCTGTGCCAggaccccagcctgaggcaggagctggcctcaCTGGCCCGCGGCTGCGACTTCGTGCTGCCCTCCCGCTTCAAGAAGAGGCTCAAGGC harbors:
- the LOC139039735 gene encoding uncharacterized protein, producing ATRPPLQPWSFLRERAEVPGVRVSAGRILSAPAVCCPVDVYVTGSYLMSWAGGQALLLGRAPPPRCASAGRRPQICPRSAVLADLFVPCASTLSHSRGPCRHRPLQGLPHPQQSRRELLGQGAPAVPSRLHSHRPARPREGWPATPPPAMCPPQPVERAPPGPAPTAPGQRRTECAEPSHPNRPAGRSCRPEPSGPSQAQPREQEPERGAWPGPWRPTRADMRLHEPSLCQDPSLRQELASLARGCDFVLPSRFKKRLKAFQQVQVQTKEEPLPPASSQSIPTFYFPRGRPQGTVDVDAVIAKIERTFAQFPHERATMEDMGKVAKVTTTSKVTCIICGDPLYT